A single region of the Malaclemys terrapin pileata isolate rMalTer1 chromosome 2, rMalTer1.hap1, whole genome shotgun sequence genome encodes:
- the FERD3L gene encoding fer3-like protein, protein MAYQEGPVGASVLDFVADLSLGSPECHPRGVPSLDLYDFSSGPPFGERALALREGMARGLPLAPFDDGDPEEEEEEEEERMRGTSLLDRPKRKRVITYAQRQAANIRERKRMFNLNEAFDQLRKKVPTFAYEKRLSRIETLRLAIVYISFMTELLDSCNKKEAS, encoded by the coding sequence ATGGCGTATCAGGAAGGGCCGGTGGGCGCCTCGGTGCTGGACTTCGTGGCCGATCTCTCCCTGGGGTCTCCTGAGTGCCACCCTCGAGGGGTGCCCAGCCTGGACCTGTACGATTTCTCCTCCGGACCTCCGTTTGGGGAGAGAGCCCTGGCTCTCCGAGAGGGCATGGCCAGGGGGCTGCCTCTGGCCCCCTTTGATGATGGAGACCccgaggaagaagaggaggaggaggaggagagaatgagGGGCACGTCTCTGCTGGACAGACCCAAGAGAAAGCGAGTCATCACCTATGCCCAGCGCCAGGCTGCCAACATACGGGAAAGGAAGAGGATGTTCAACCTCAACGAAGCGTTTGATCAGCTGAGGAAGAAGGTGCCCACCTTCGCCTACGAGAAGCGGCTGTCCAGGATAGAAACCTTACGCCTGGCCATAGTCTACATCTCCTTTATGACTGAACTCTTGGACAGCTGCAACAAGAAGGAGGCGAGCTAG